The following proteins are encoded in a genomic region of Bubalus kerabau isolate K-KA32 ecotype Philippines breed swamp buffalo chromosome 15, PCC_UOA_SB_1v2, whole genome shotgun sequence:
- the LOC129628639 gene encoding olfactory receptor 2AT4-like: protein METIACNESEESWTIFYLMGIPSLPKSLFLPIFFIFLLLYLLILVGNALILVAVVIEASLHKPMYFFLINLSALDILFTTTTVPKMLSLFLRGDCYLSFSACFLQMYLFHSFSCSEAFILVVMAYDRYVAICRPLHYPVLMTPQTNAALAASAWLTALLLPIPAVVQTSHMAFENIAHIYHCFCDHLAVVQASCSDTTPQTLMGFCIAMVVSFLPLLLVLLSYAHILASVLRISSREGRSKAFSTCSSHLLVVGTYYSSIAIAYMAYRADLPLDFHIVGNVVYAILTPVLNPLIYTLRNKDVKATITKMACPWNPNNSAKP from the coding sequence ATGGAGACTATAGCCTGTAATGAATCAGAGGAGTCATGGACCATCTTCTACCTTATGGGCATCCCTTCTCTGCCAAAATCCCTCTTCCTTCCTATCTTCTTCATCTTTCTCCTCCTCTACCTACTCATCCTGGTGGGAAATGCCCTGATCCTGGTGGCCGTGGTGATAGAGGCCAGCCTTCAcaagcccatgtacttcttcttGATCAACCTCTCAGCCCTGGACATCCTCTTTACCACAACCACTGTCCCCAAGATGCTGTCCTTATTCTTGCGTGGGGATTGCTACCTCAGCTTCTCTGCCTGCTTCCTGCAGATGTACCTCTTCCACAGCTTCTCCTGCTCTGAAGCCTTCATCCTGGTGgtcatggcctatgaccgctatgtggctaTCTGCCGCCCGCTGCATTACCCTGTGCTCATGACCCCGCAGACCAATGCTGCCCTGGCAGCCAGTGCCTGGCTCACCGCCCTCCTTCTGCCCATCCCAGCAGTGGTGCAGACCTCCCACATGGCTTTTGAAAACATTGCTCACATCTATCACTGCTTCTGTGACCACTTAGCTGTGGTCCAGGCCTCCTGCTCTGACACCACCCCCCAGACCCTCATGGGTTTCTGCATCGCCATGGTGGTGTCCTTCCTGCCCCTTCTCCTGGTGCTTCTCTCCTATGCTCACATCCTGGCCTCAGTGCTTCGCATCAGCTCCCGAGAAGGACGCTCCAAAGCCTTTTCTACCTGCAGCTCGCACCTCCTGGTGGTTGGCACCTACTACTCATCCATTGCCATAGCCTACATGGCCTACAGGGCTGACCTGCCCCTCGACTTCCACATCGTGGGCAATGTGGTGTATGCTATTCTCACACCTGTCCTCAACCCTCTCATCTACACACTGAGGAACAAGGATGTCAAAGCAACCATCACCAAAATGGCATGTCCCTGGAATCCAAATAACTCTGCAAAACCCTGA
- the LOC129627853 gene encoding olfactory receptor 2AT4 gives MEATTCNGSVGGSPVFYLVGIPSLPESLFLPVFLIFLLFYLLILTGNALILVAVVAEPSLHKPMYFFLINLSALDILFTTTTVPKMLSLFLFGDNFLSFTSCLLQMYLFQSFTCSEAFILVVMAYDRYVAICRPLHYTALMTPQTNAALAASAWLIALLLPVPAVVQTSHMAYDNIARIYHCFCDHLALVQASCSDTTPQTLMGFCIAMVVSFLPLLLVLLSYAHILASVLRIGSQEGRSKAFSTCSSHLLVVGTYYSSIAIAYVAYRADLPLDFHIMGNVAYAILTPILNPLIYTLRNKDVKAAITKITHLKTPAGIGALDL, from the coding sequence ATGGAGGCCACAACCTGTAACGGATCAGTGGGTGGCTCACCAGTCTTCTACCTGGTGGGCATCCCCTCTCTGCCAGAGTCCCTCTTCCTccctgtgtttttaatttttctccttttctaccTTCTCATCCTCACGGGTAATGCCCTGATCCTGGTGGCTGTGGTGGCAGAGCCCAGCCTCCAcaagcccatgtacttcttcctgatCAACCTCTCAGCCCTGGACATCCTCTTCACCACAACCACTGTCCCCAAGATGCTGTCCCTATTCCTGTTTGGGGACAATTTTCTCAGCTTTACTTCCTGCTTATTGCAGATGTACCTCTTCCAAAGCTTTACATGCTCTGAAGCCTTCATCCTGGTGgtcatggcctatgaccgctatgtggctaTCTGCCGCCCGCTGCACTACACTGCGCTCATGACCCCGCAGACCAATGCTGCCCTGGCAGCCAGTGCCTGGCTCATCGCCCTCCTTCTGCCCGTCCCAGCAGTGGTGCAGACCTCCCACATGGCATATGACAACATTGCTAGAATCTACCACTGCTTCTGTGATCATCTGGCTCTAGTTCAAGCCTCCTGCTCTGACACCACCCCCCAGACCCTCATGGGCTTCTGCATCGCCATGGTGGTGTCCTTCCTGCCCCTTCTCCTGGTGCTTCTCTCCTATGCCCACATCCTGGCCTCAGTGCTTCGCATCGGCTCCCAAGAAGGACGCTccaaagccttctccacctgcagCTCCCACCTCCTGGTGGTTGGCACCTACTACTCATCCATTGCCATAGCCTATGTGGCCTACAGGGCTGACCTGCCCCTCGACTTCCACATTATGGGCAATGTAGCATACGCTATTCTCACACCAATCCTCAATCCCCTCATTTACACTCTAAGAAACAAGGATGTCAAAGCAGCCATTACCAAAATCACACATCTTAAGACTCCGGCTGGAATAGGGGCCCTTGACCTTTAG